CTCAAAAACTCTTAAAAGATCTAAAGAAGATGAGAGAAAATTCTCTTTCCAGCTTTTTGTCGATCGCAAACAAACATCTCGAAGAAGAAGACTTGGCGTCCATTCATCCGATCACGGATTCCATCAATCACCTGGATAGAATTACGGAAAGCATCTGGAATATCCTGAGAACCTCTTCCAATGGAATCAATTCTTTCCATGAAGTTTCCAAGGATGAAAAAGAAGAAGTCAAAGAACTTAGAAAACAGGCCACCAACCTGATGGAACTCTTGGCCGATTCGGATAAGTTTCCCGATCTTTTAGAAAAAGCAAAATCCGAGAAGAAGACAAAAAATCTCGAAAAAGCAAAACAAAATATCTACAAGAGCCAGATGAAACGAATCAAAAAGGGAGACAGCAAACTCAAATCGAGCGTTTCCTACTTCGTGATCATCGATGAACTCATCGACATCAATGAGAATCTTCTTTCTCTCGCAGAACAACTGAGCGTCGCGATCCCTTGGGCAGAAAAGAAAAAATTGGAATTGCAAGGTAAATCCATCCTCGCTTCCAAAGCCGAAGAAAAGAAAAAGAAGAAGTAACTCTTATTCCTCTCCCCATCCGCGATTTGCAAAAGTAAATCGTGGATGGCTCCCTTGATACGACCTCGCCCTACACGCGGGACAAACCCCCACTTTCCAGAATTCTCCGCTGATAAATTAGAATCTAACTAAATCTCTACTCTGTTATTCGAATCTATCCACAAGGACCAAGCCGAATCAAAACAAAACCGTCTCTTATCTTAAAGTTGGATCAACCCGAAATAAACTCAAAGGGCCTATATTGAAGGGTCCAATCAAAACAAATCAATCTTTTTAAAGGATCTTAAAGATCCTTCCATTCAATATTAGAATATTTTAATTTACAAAATTCTTTGTTTGTCCGCATTCTTTTTGGGGAAACCAGCCACCGAAGAATCTGAAACGTTTTTCGCAAAGAATCTTTGCCGAGAGGACGCAAAGGAGAGTATTCTGTAGGAGTTCCGACAAAGAAAAGCCGATTTTTTTGCTTGGAAAATTAGGTTTTTGTGATATAGGAAAATCTCCGGAGTTTTCCCGCCACCGCTCCCCTCCACCCAAAATCAGGGTGGGGCCCGCGTGTTTTACAGTAGAGTCGTCGTAGTTCCTACAAAACTATCTTGAGACAAGCATCTGTATGCGAAAAATCCGCAACCAATAGAGAACATCGAGGTTTAAACCCCGAGCAAACTCGATGGATCCAACCAGGTCCACCCAACACTTCGCTCTCTTTGGAGAGCTCGGTGAAAAACTAAGCGATTTTGGATTCTTTTTTGAGAATGAGCGTCGGCATCACGCGGTCTGAGATGACTTCCCCGGTGATGATCACTTCTTCAATGTCTTTTCGAGATGGAATGTCGAACATCAGATCCAACATGATATTTTCCACGATGGCTCTCAGTCCTCGGGCTCCCGATTCTCTTTTGATCGCGAGTTCTGCGATACGATCGATCGCATCTTCACGGAATGTAAGTTTTACATTCTCGAGTTCTAATAAACGAGTGTATTGTTTGAGAACTGAGTTTTTTGGTTCGCGGAAGATTTGTTTGAGCATATCCACGTCCAGCTCTTGGAGTGTCGCTACGATCGGCAAACGTCCGATAAATTCAGGAATCAATCCAAACTTGATTAGATCTTCCGGAATCACCTGTCCCATCAACGCGTCCTTGCTGTCCGCCTGAGGTCTTGTCTCTTCGGATCCGAAACCGATCGTTTTCACACCGGTTCTGGATTTGATGATGTTCGGAAGATCCACAAAGGCTCCTCCGAGAATGAAGAGAATATTCTTCGTATCGACTTGTAAGTATTCCTGGTGAGGATGTTTTCTCCCACCCTGAGGAGGAACGTTGGCTACGGTGCCTTCAATAATCTTAAGAAGCGCTTGTTGAACACCTTCTCCGCTCACGTCTCTCGTGATCGAAGCACTATCCGACTTGCGGGCAATCTTATCTACCTCGTCGATATAGATGATTCCGATTTCAGCTTTTTTGATATCATTGTCCGCGTTTTGGATCAACTTGAGAATGATGTTCTCAACGTCTTCTCCCACATATCCGGCTTCGGTCAATGCAGTCGCGTCTACGATTGCAAAAGGAACCTTGATAATTCTTGCAAGAGTCTGAGCGAGAAGAGTTTTCCCGCTTCCCGTAGGTCCGATCAAAAGAATATTCGATTTTTCGATTTCGATATCGGATTTCTTTTCTTTCAGATTTACGCGTTTGTAGTGGTTGTAAACCGCTACGGAGAGGGCTTTCTTTGCGTGATCTTGTCCGATTACATACTGATCCAAGATCGCCTTGATGTCGGCCGGACTTGGAACCTCGCTAAAAACTTCCGATTTTTCGTGAGTATGATCGTGATCTTCCGCAATGATTTCATTACAGAGAGAAATACACTCGTCGCAGATGTAAACACCCGGACCGGCGACTAAACGTTTTACTGCATCCTGTTCTTTTCCGCAAAAAGAGCAGAATAGTTTTTGTTTACCGTTCGTTCCCGGTGTTTTCTTCGCCAAGGGAGATCTCCTTATTAAGCTGGGGCAGCGACTGGCGCTGTTTTGCTACGGTCGATATCGATTACGGTATCTAGAATTCCGTAGTTCTTCGCTTCTTCCGCGGTCATATAAAAATTTCTTTCGGTATCTTTCTGAATTTGCTCCACACTCTTTCCGGTGTGTTTGTGATAGATCGTGTTTAAAATTTCTTTCAGTTTCAGAACTTCTCGGGCTTGAATCTCGATATCGCTCGCTTGACCCGTCGCCCCGCCCATAGGTTGGTGCATCATGATTCTTGAATTCGGAAGCGCGGAACGTTTTCCGGGAGCGCCGCCTGCCAGAAGCAGAGCCGCCATAGAAGAAGCCTGACCCAAACAAAGAGTTCTTACGTCGGGCTTTATGTATTGCATTGTATCATAAATGGCGAGACCGGAAGAAACATAACCTCCGGGAGAATTGAGATACAAATAGATATCTCTCTCCGGATTTTCAGCTTCCAAGAATAACAATTGGGCTGTAATCACGTTTGCATAATCGTCGTTGATTGCATTCCCGAGAAAGATGATTCTATCTTTTAAAAGTCGGGAAAAGATATCGTAAGATCTTTCTCCCCTGCTCGTCTGCTCGATCACATACGGAATTACACTCATGATTTCTGCTCTTCCTTTTGGTTCAGATATTCTTTTACCTGGCCAATACTCAATTTGTCAGTATATTTCTTTTCTACAAGATCAAAGAGGGTATCATCCACTTTTTTCGCGAAAAAATTTTCTCGATAATTATCCATGAGTTTTCCCTTTTCCAGCTCTTTTTTAAGATCGGACAGAGAAATCTGGTAACTTGACGCAAGTTTTTCTAAATCGGCATCAAAATCCGAATCAGAATACACAATGTTCTCCGTCTGAGCGATCTTTTGACGGGTGAAAAAGTGTTTCAGGCGGGTTTCCGCGAGATTTTTGAAAGATTCTTGCACTTCTTTCAGATCTTTTTTGATCATCTCCGCGTATTTTTCCATCGTAATGTGAGGAAGACGGAATTCGTGGATCATATTGTGAAAAACGTGTTCGGATTCTTCTTTTACATAAGATTCCGGGAAGATAAACTTAGAATCGTCGATGACTTCCTTGTAGATCTCTTCCATCTTCTTATTCTTCACCCCGTCCTCAAAACGTTCCTTAAGGTTCTTACGAATCTTATCTTTGAGGGCGCCGAGAGACTCGGAACCGTCGAATTCGGAAGCGAGATCGTCGTCCACCGGTGGGAGAATGTTTGCATATTGAGCTTTTACGGTTACGGAATATTCAAAGGATTTCCCCGCCACTTCGTTCTGAGAATAATCTTCAGGGAATGCGTGGACAAAGTCCTTGCTGTCTCCGGTTTTTAAACCGTAGAGATTGTCATCAAAACCTTTCAGATTGCTTTCGTGACCTAAATGGTAGTCGTTGGAAGTATTGCTCGCGTTTTTCGGTTCTTGACCGGATTCGCGGACCACGTATTCCATATCGATAATGTCCCCGCTCACGGTGACTTGGCCTTCTTCTTTGAGCTGTTTACGGGCCAATTGTTTACGGATGGTTTCGATCTCTTCTAACACGTCGGCGTCGGATACGACAACTTCCGGAAGTTTGACCTTGACCTTTTTGTATTTACCGAGGGTGATTTCCGGATTGGTTTCATAAACCGCTGTCGCGATCAGAGTTTTTCCGGGTTGATAGTCTTGGATTTCAAATTTTGGAAACCGGACCATCGGATGTTCTAATTTTGTAATGATAGAAGTCATTCCGTCCACGATCAGAGTGTTGATCGCGTCACTCGCCACCGCGTCACCGAGATGACGTTTCACCATTTGCAAGGGAGCCTTGCCTTGGCGGAAGCCGGGAATTTTTACGTCTTTCTGTTTTTCCGCGTAAGTCTTTTCAAAAGCTTTCTCGATATCGGAAGCTTCGAAAGTAAGTTTAATGTCAACGGTAGCGTTAGAATTCTTTTTTGTTTTGTATTCCATGATTCGAATAGGCCTGGAGGAGAAGAGTATAGAAGAAAAAGCGGGAAACGGGATTCGAACCCGCGACCCCCTCCTTGGCAAGGAGGTGCTCTACCACTGAGCTATTCCCGCGATTATTCAGGTAGATCCATGATTTTCGGCAAAAGTCCGGTGTAAACTCACTTTTTGGAGAATCATCTTTTCCTCAGAATTTTTTGAAAGAAGGGCAAAAGATTTTTTGCAAGGATCCGATGTCCTTCCGCGGTTGGATGAATTCCGTCTTTCTGATTGAGTTTTTTATTTCCGGCGACTCCGTCCAAAAAAAACGGAACGAGAGGAAGGCTTTCGTCCTTTGCAATCTTTGGAAAAATAGATTCAAATTTTTTTCTATATTCTTTTCCTAAATTGGGAAAGGTTCTCATCCCAATGAGAAGAATTTTTGCCTTCGGATTTTTCTTTCTCACTCTCGAAAGAATCTCTTTTAGATTCTTTTCAGTTTGATCCGGAGAAATTCCCCGCATGGAATCGTTGGCTCCGAGTTCGAGGACGAACAAATCGAAGGGATTGGAGAGAGCCCAGTCCAGACGAGACAAACCGCCCGAACTCGTGTCCCCGCTCATACCCGCGTTGATGGACTTCACGGAAACTCCTTGTTTGGAAAGTTCTTTTTCCAGAACTCCCGGAAAGGCTTCCTCCGGAGAATTGAGCCCCAAACCGGCGGTAAGACTGTCTCCAAAAAAAAGGATTCGAATCGGAGAGGTTTCGGAATCTGCGGAAAGGGAAGTAAAATAAAAAGAGCTTAGAATGAGAATTAAGAGTTTAAAACGAATCATTACAACGACCTACCGGAGGAATTTGTTTTTACAGAATTCAACGTTCTTATATCCTGTCAAACTATGATCCGACGTTTCCTCTTTGTGTTCCTTCTTCTTCTGGCTTTCCTTACGGCGTTTTACTACATTCCTTCTTACCAACAAGAACTCCAAGCGGATGGCTGGGACGGTTATTTAGAATCTCAGGCAAAGAACATCGTGGACAATATGAGTCCGGAAGAATTGGCGGGTCAGGTGATCCACGTAGCCATTCCAGGCAAAACCTTGGATCAAACCGCGGAAAAAGAAATTCAGGAAATTCTTCCTGGAGGAATCATTCTTTTCGGAATGAATCTGGGGACCAAACAGGAAATTCTAAAACTCAACTTCGAACTCCAGAAAAAAAGTTTGGAAGCTTCGAAACTTCCTCTTCTCATTTCCGTGGATCAAGAAGGTGGAAGAGTTCTTCGCGTAAAAGATGGGGTCACTCAATTTCCGGGAGCGATGGCGCTCGGGCAAGCGAAGAACGCGGACTACGCATACAAAGTAGGTTTTGTTACCTCGTATCAACTTCGTAAACTAGGACTCAATTTTGTATTCGCTCCGGACTTAGACATCAACAACAATCCGGACAATCCCGTGATCAATACTCGTTCTCTGGGAAGTTCTCCCGAGATGGTTTCGAAAGCCGGAATCGGTTATGAAAAGGGTGCGAGACTCGGCGGTGCGATTCCAACGATCAAACACTTTCCGGGACACGGAGACACAAACGTGGACAGTCACTTAGGACTTCCTAAGATCGATAAGAATTTGGAAGAATTGGAAAAGATGGAACTCATTCCTTTCAAAGAATCGATCGCACAAGGTGCAGAAGTCGTGATGAGCGCGCATATCCTCTATCCAAAATTGGATCCAAATCTTCCGGCGACTCTTTCTTCCAAAATTCTTACTGGAATTTTAAGAGAAAGAATGGGTTTCAAAGGTGTGATCATCACCGACGCGATGGAGATGAACGCAATATCGGTTCACTACAAAGACAGTGATCCGGGAGTTCTAGCTATATTAGCAGGAGCTGATATTCTTCTTATGACGAGCTGGGGAAAAACCACACACGACATGAGAGACCAGATTCTAAAAGCCTATAAAAAAGGAACTTTTCTAAAAGGAGAAAGGGATCTTTTAAAAGAAGCGGCTTACAGACAAATTCTTCTCAAACTCAAACACGGAATCATCTACGAATTCGCTTCCAAAAAATCAAATCCGAAATCCTTATCTCCGATGGAAGAAAAAGAAATCACCTTCTTCCAAGAACAGATGAATGAAAGAGATAAGATCTTTTTGGAAATTTTTTCTCCGACGTTAAATACTGACGTTTCCAGAGCCGCCGTCGTTTCCTTTCCCGAGGTTTTTGTTCCGAACTCAGTAAAAGCGGAAGAGACGATCTTTGCAGTGAAAGGGAAAGAATTCGAGAGCGTCCTAACCGAAAAAAATCTATCGAACGGAAACACCGGAAAGATCCCGGCCCTGATCAAGGAAAACAAATACAAAAGAGTGGTTCTGACTTCTTTTAGCCAGTTGGAACTCGATCTCGCGGCGGGAATCGCAAAACGTTATCCGACACTGGAAGTAGTGACTCTTCACTATGGAACTCCATTCTTAAAATTGAATACTCTTCCCAATCTGAAAATTTTATTTTCATTTTCGCCTACGGTAGAATCGAAAAAGGCGCTTCTTTATACGGTTGTGGAAAGAACCACTCCGGTTCCCGTTGTGGATCTCATCTTAAAGAGCGCCAACGAAAAGACCGCGGCGAAATAAGAAGGATCGCAAAAGTTCTCTTGAGACTCCGACCTCGTTTGGTTTAAGCCGAATTTTGTCGGAGTTCCTACAAAACAAGAAGCAAATTTTCTACTTGCTGAAAGCGTAATTTTATGATAGAGAAAATTTTCCCGATTCTTCCCACCACCCCACCCCGCCACCCAAGGTCAGGGTGGGGCAAAAAAAGTTTTTCGGCGGATCGTCGGAGTTCCTACAATTCCCCGTTTTCGCCGTTAGGCTATGAAAGAGAATAGAGTGGACTTGCAAAATCCAATTTCCAAAACAGGTTTGCCGGGAATCTACATCCACTACCCCTACTGCATTCAAAAATGTGAATACTGCGATTTTTTCTCCGTTGGAAACGGCAAAGCCCCGATCCCCGACGAAGCAAGACTCTTTGCAAGATACAAAGAGGAAATTCTTCAAAGAATCTCAGACAATCCTTCCCTTTCCAGTTTAGAATTTGATACGATCTTCTTTGGAGGAGGAACTCCCAGCCGAGCCGATCTCAAACGTATCGAGGACACGGTCGTATTCTTAAAACAAAACCTGATCGTCTCTTCTCAAGCGGAGATCACGATGGAATGCAACCCGGAAGATATCACTCCGGAATTTTTAAACTCTCTCTCTCAGGCAGGAATCAATCGTATCTCAGTGGGAATCCAGAGTTTTCATCCGGAAAGACTTCAATTCTTAGGAAGACACTACGATCCCGAACGTTACGGAAATATCTTGGAAACCGTCAAGAATTCTCCGATCCGAAACTTCTCAGCGGATCTCATCTACGGAATCCCGGGACAAACCATCGAAGAAATTCTCAAGGACATCCAACAGGTTCTTTCCTACGGAGGAAAACATATCAGCCTCTACGCGCTCACCGTGGAAAAGGGAACGGAATATTCAAGAAAAGTAATAGACTCTATTCTTCCTCCGCCCGAAGAAGAGATCCAAGAGGAGATCTTAAAACAACTCCCGGAGCTTCTCTTTCCTTTCGGAATGTTTCAGTATGAGGTAAGCAATTATTCAAAACCTGGATTTCATTCCAGACACAATCTAAAGTATTGGACGATGGAATATTATTTAGGAATCGGTCCCGGAGCTCACGGATTTCTCCCGGGAGGACGTTATTCAAATCCAAGAAATGTGGAAACTTACAAACGAAAAGAATTCTCCAGAGATTATTCCCCTCCCGATGTTTTTGAAGAATTGGTTCTTTCTCTCTTTCGTTTGTTTCAGCCGATCGATATAAGTTCTTTTTACGATCTCATTCCGGACAAAAAAGAAAAGTTAGAACAAGCCTTGGTCTCTCTTAAAAACTCAAACCTCGCCACATTCCAAAATGGAATCTTTTGTTGGAAACCGGAATCGGTTCTTTTTTTAGATTCCGAGATCCTAAAACTCGCTTCCTTATAAATCGGTTTCTTTTTTGAAACCGATTCAACCCAAACAAAGCAAAAAAGCTTCGCCTAACACAAATACATTCAAAAATAATTGTATACAATTTTTAATATATAGATAAACGATAGTCTCAAAACCAGAGAAGTCGTTCAAAATGTTTTCCTTCCAAACAACCAATTTGTTTTTAAAACTAAGCCGATCCAAAAACCGCTTTAGCAAAATTCAAATCCGGCTCAATTTTTTCGTTCTTCATCTTTTATGATTATTAGTTAGACAAGAGACAACAATGATGACCAAAACAAAAACACACCAATACGAAACGTCCTTCCACTTTCAGGCGGGAGATACGAATGGGAAATTGACCTTTGAAAAGGTTCAGATGATTTTAAACGAAGCAAGGAAGGAAGCCCTTCAAAATATTGAACTTCATTCTTTTTCTTCGGGAGCAAATACGATCGAACCCTTGGTTCTTTGGTCGGAGAGTGATTTCACCGAAATGCCCAACTTTTCGGATTCGGTTTTGATTGAAACCGAACTCCAAAATTTAACGGGCCCTCGATATAAGATTCTACAAAAGCTGATTCGAAAATCGGATTACAAGATCCTCTGCCAATCCAAATCTCTTTGTATTCTTTTTGATTCTCATAAAAAGAAACCCTGGAAAAAAAGAGAATCGTTGTTAGTTGGCTGATTGATTTAAAAAAGAATCCACATCCATTCGCCGAAACAAAATCCCTTCTACACGGCGAACCGATTCCAACGCATAAGTTTAGAATTCCGATTCTATCTAAAAAATGAATTTCTAATTAAGATCCGATGCTTCTATAACGAAGCGCAATCTGTCCGGTTCGAACGATTTCTTCAATCCCATACTTGGACATAATTTCTACGATCGCGTTTACCTTTCTGGAATTTCCTGAATATTCAATCGTCAAAGAAGAATGCGTTAGATCCGCGATCTTTGCCTCAAAAACCTCGCAGACCGAAAGAATCTCGGTTCTTGTAGTTTCTGAAAGTTTTACGACCAAAAGCACCAATTCTCTGCTCACACAATCGTGATACGCTAAGTCCTCTACTTCCAAAACATCCGGAAGTTTGAAAAGTTGTCTTTTGACTTGATCCACGGTCGACTCGTCGCCTTTGACTACGATGACCATGCTGGAAACTTCGGGATCCACGGTAACACCTACCGCGATCGAATCTATATTATAACTTCTGCGAGTGAATAAACCGGAAACATGACTCATGACTCCGGGATGATTGTTTACCAGAATTTTCAGAATGTGTTTCATGCTTTTTTTAGTCCGGCCAGATCCTTAAATTCAATCATATCCTTTTGAGATTTTCCCGCGGGAATCATCGGGAATACTTTTTCTTCGGATGGAATCATCACTTCCAAAAGAGCGGCCCCGTCGTCTTTGGTAAAAAATTCGATTGCCTTGTCGATTTCCGACTTCTCGGAAATTTTCATCGCGGGAATCGAATAGGCTTCCGCGAGTTTTACAAAGTCGGGATTGAAGTTCCATTCCGATTGGGAAAATCTTTCTTCGTAAAAGAGTTCCTGCCACTGGCGAACCATTCCTAGAAAGTTATTATTAAAGATGAGAATTTTGACTCCCAGTTTGTTAGCCGCGATCGTCGCCAATTCTTGAATGTTCATCTGAATCGAACCGTCCCCGGAAACACAGATCGTCATCTTGTCGGGCCTTCCAAACTTCGCTCCAATCGCAGCGGGAAGTCCGTAACCCATCGTTCCGAGTCCGCCGGAAGTAAGCCAGTTGTTCGGCTCGTCAAAAAGATAATACTGAGCCGCCCACATCTGGTGTTGTCCCACGTCCGTGGAAACGATCGCCTTTCCCTGGGTCTTTTTGTAGAGACGTTCTAAGAAATCCTGAGGTTTGATCGTAGTTCCGGAATTATCAAAATCCAGAGGGTGATCTTTTTTGAGTCCTTGCAGATAATTGATCCAAGAAGGACGGTCCTGTTTTTTTACATAAGGAAGAATCGCTTGAATCGCGTCTTTCAAATCCCCGTGTAAAAGATAATCCACATGAATTCGTTTATTAAATTCGGCAGTATCGATATCTACGTGAGCGCGAACTGCTTTTTCAGCGAATTCCCCGATCTTGGCGACGCGGTCGTCAAAACGCGCACCCAAGTTGAGAATATAATCACATTCTAATACTGCTTTGTTCGCCGCCGCGGTTCCGTGCATTCCCAACATTCCCACTGCAAGCGGATGTGTTCCCGGAAAAGACCCGATTCCCATCAAAGTTGTGGTCACCGGAATTCCAGCCTTGGTGGCGAGTTCGAAAATTTCTTTGTGAGCGTTTGCGTTGATCGCTCCCCCGCCGACATAAAGAAGTGGTTTTTTTGCGGAGTTTATGGCTTCGGCGAATTCTTCTACGTTTCCCTTTACTTCGGGTTTTTTATAGTGATGAGGAGCGATTTTGAGACGGGTCGCCTTTCTCACGTTAGTCAGCTCGGTCTGAACGTCCTTTGGAAAGTCCAAAAGGACCGGACCGGGGCGACCACCTAACGCGATTAAGGTGGCTTCCTCGAAATGTCTCGCGATATCGTCCGCGGACTTCATGAGTGCGTTGTATTTTGTGATTGGAATCGTAATTCCGAAGATATCGGCTTCTTGAAAGGCGTCGCTTCCGATTGAATTCGTCGCGACCTGACCGGTAATTGCGAGCACCGGAATGGAGTCCATTTTTGCGTCCGCGAGACCGGTTACTAGATTAGTGGCTCCGGGTCCGGATGTTGCAATGCACACACCGAGTTTCCCTGTCGCTCTCGCATAACCTTCCGCCATGTGAATAGCGCCTTGCTCGTGTCTTACGAGGATGTGTTTGATCTTCTTACTTTTGTAGATCTCGTCATAAAAGGGTAGAATGGCCCCGCCAGGGTATCCAAAAACGATATCCACACCATATTCTTCCAGAAGTTCCACCATCAATCTGGCGCCTGTAATTCTTTCTGATTCTGCGGACATGGTCCCTCCCCTTACGTCCATAAAGATACCGGAAAGGCTACTGTCAAGAGGAACCGAATCCTGAGATTCTCATTCTATGCTCTCCAAAGAGGAGTTTTATTGTGTTTCTTCGTTCTCAAATATAATAAGCAAAGAAGGTTCTATTCACTGGTTTTCAATTTGTAAGAAGGGACTTGCTTTGCCAATAGGAAAGACTAATATAAAAATTGCCGTTGAAATGAACACATTGGAAGTTCCCTCCCCGAAAGAAATTCTTGTTCGATAAAAAAGATTTTGGAAGGAACAATCAATTCAAAGAGTTCACGACAGATCATTCGGAATGAACGGCAAAAAATTGACTGATCCGACCCAAACGAGTAGTTTTTCAGAGAGGATCATCGTCTTCGTAGATTCGGAACCGAGTTCAAACGAGACCGTTCTAAGAAAAAAAGAGAACAGAAATTTTTTTCCTAAATCTAATAGATAGAAAGGGCTAATTTTCGACGCAAATTACTTTTTACTTTCGGATTCTTGCAATCTGTTCTTATTTTCTTTACAGAATATTTGAGCCTCAAAAGAATATTCAATCAAAGTCGAACGTCGAAAACAATAATGCGAATTCAAAAATTGGAAGAGAGTAAACTTTAAAAAGAGAGAATCAAATGGAAAATCCTAATATTGAAAAAGAAGAAGAGGACAAACAATTTGCGATCATCAAAGGTCTTGCAAAGGAAGCCTATAAATTATTAGATTCTCATCAATTTCCAAAGGCGGAAGCCAAGCTCAAAGAGCTCCTGGAAAAAGATCCTCACAATACATACGGTCTCGTAGGAATGGGAGATCTCTTTTTTAAGAAAAAAGATTATAAGAATGCCATAGAATATTATCATAGATGTATACAAGAAGATCCTTCGAACAAGTTTTCCCTGATGGGACTTATGAACTGTTATCGCGAAATGAATCTACTAACTCGAGTGATCGAAGTCGCCGAAGATTATAGACATATCACGATCACCGACGCGTCTATCTTAAGTCGAGTTGCGGACGCACATCGTAAACTTAAAAACTTTAAAGAATCAGAAATTTATTATATGCAAGCCCTTCAGATCAATCCAAAGGATCAGTATGTGATCGTTGGTCTCGGCCATCTCTACTTCGCCTGTCAGAAATACAAGGACGCGATCCACTGGTGGGAAAAACTGCTTCTTATCCAACCGGACAATATCAAAATATTAACCGAAATCGGTAATTCTTATCGCAAGATCAAAGACTACGACGAAGCGATTCAGTATTATCACAGGGCCGCCGAACTGGATCGGAAGAATTTTTTCGCGTTATACGGTCTTGCAGAAAGTTATCGTGGAAAAAAAGATTTTCACAAAGCCAATCAATATTGGGAAAGAATTTTGGAATTCGATCCTGACAACAAACTCATCATCAACC
This is a stretch of genomic DNA from Leptospira tipperaryensis. It encodes these proteins:
- the hemW gene encoding radical SAM family heme chaperone HemW; this encodes MKENRVDLQNPISKTGLPGIYIHYPYCIQKCEYCDFFSVGNGKAPIPDEARLFARYKEEILQRISDNPSLSSLEFDTIFFGGGTPSRADLKRIEDTVVFLKQNLIVSSQAEITMECNPEDITPEFLNSLSQAGINRISVGIQSFHPERLQFLGRHYDPERYGNILETVKNSPIRNFSADLIYGIPGQTIEEILKDIQQVLSYGGKHISLYALTVEKGTEYSRKVIDSILPPPEEEIQEEILKQLPELLFPFGMFQYEVSNYSKPGFHSRHNLKYWTMEYYLGIGPGAHGFLPGGRYSNPRNVETYKRKEFSRDYSPPDVFEELVLSLFRLFQPIDISSFYDLIPDKKEKLEQALVSLKNSNLATFQNGIFCWKPESVLFLDSEILKLASL
- the clpX gene encoding ATP-dependent Clp protease ATP-binding subunit ClpX produces the protein MAKKTPGTNGKQKLFCSFCGKEQDAVKRLVAGPGVYICDECISLCNEIIAEDHDHTHEKSEVFSEVPSPADIKAILDQYVIGQDHAKKALSVAVYNHYKRVNLKEKKSDIEIEKSNILLIGPTGSGKTLLAQTLARIIKVPFAIVDATALTEAGYVGEDVENIILKLIQNADNDIKKAEIGIIYIDEVDKIARKSDSASITRDVSGEGVQQALLKIIEGTVANVPPQGGRKHPHQEYLQVDTKNILFILGGAFVDLPNIIKSRTGVKTIGFGSEETRPQADSKDALMGQVIPEDLIKFGLIPEFIGRLPIVATLQELDVDMLKQIFREPKNSVLKQYTRLLELENVKLTFREDAIDRIAELAIKRESGARGLRAIVENIMLDLMFDIPSRKDIEEVIITGEVISDRVMPTLILKKESKIA
- the ilvN gene encoding acetolactate synthase small subunit, whose translation is MKHILKILVNNHPGVMSHVSGLFTRRSYNIDSIAVGVTVDPEVSSMVIVVKGDESTVDQVKRQLFKLPDVLEVEDLAYHDCVSRELVLLVVKLSETTRTEILSVCEVFEAKIADLTHSSLTIEYSGNSRKVNAIVEIMSKYGIEEIVRTGQIALRYRSIGS
- the tig gene encoding trigger factor, whose amino-acid sequence is MEYKTKKNSNATVDIKLTFEASDIEKAFEKTYAEKQKDVKIPGFRQGKAPLQMVKRHLGDAVASDAINTLIVDGMTSIITKLEHPMVRFPKFEIQDYQPGKTLIATAVYETNPEITLGKYKKVKVKLPEVVVSDADVLEEIETIRKQLARKQLKEEGQVTVSGDIIDMEYVVRESGQEPKNASNTSNDYHLGHESNLKGFDDNLYGLKTGDSKDFVHAFPEDYSQNEVAGKSFEYSVTVKAQYANILPPVDDDLASEFDGSESLGALKDKIRKNLKERFEDGVKNKKMEEIYKEVIDDSKFIFPESYVKEESEHVFHNMIHEFRLPHITMEKYAEMIKKDLKEVQESFKNLAETRLKHFFTRQKIAQTENIVYSDSDFDADLEKLASSYQISLSDLKKELEKGKLMDNYRENFFAKKVDDTLFDLVEKKYTDKLSIGQVKEYLNQKEEQKS
- the clpP gene encoding ATP-dependent Clp endopeptidase proteolytic subunit ClpP, producing the protein MSVIPYVIEQTSRGERSYDIFSRLLKDRIIFLGNAINDDYANVITAQLLFLEAENPERDIYLYLNSPGGYVSSGLAIYDTMQYIKPDVRTLCLGQASSMAALLLAGGAPGKRSALPNSRIMMHQPMGGATGQASDIEIQAREVLKLKEILNTIYHKHTGKSVEQIQKDTERNFYMTAEEAKNYGILDTVIDIDRSKTAPVAAPA
- a CDS encoding arylesterase, yielding MIRFKLLILILSSFYFTSLSADSETSPIRILFFGDSLTAGLGLNSPEEAFPGVLEKELSKQGVSVKSINAGMSGDTSSGGLSRLDWALSNPFDLFVLELGANDSMRGISPDQTEKNLKEILSRVRKKNPKAKILLIGMRTFPNLGKEYRKKFESIFPKIAKDESLPLVPFFLDGVAGNKKLNQKDGIHPTAEGHRILAKNLLPFFQKILRKR
- a CDS encoding thioesterase; translated protein: MMTKTKTHQYETSFHFQAGDTNGKLTFEKVQMILNEARKEALQNIELHSFSSGANTIEPLVLWSESDFTEMPNFSDSVLIETELQNLTGPRYKILQKLIRKSDYKILCQSKSLCILFDSHKKKPWKKRESLLVG
- a CDS encoding glycoside hydrolase family 3 protein — translated: MIRRFLFVFLLLLAFLTAFYYIPSYQQELQADGWDGYLESQAKNIVDNMSPEELAGQVIHVAIPGKTLDQTAEKEIQEILPGGIILFGMNLGTKQEILKLNFELQKKSLEASKLPLLISVDQEGGRVLRVKDGVTQFPGAMALGQAKNADYAYKVGFVTSYQLRKLGLNFVFAPDLDINNNPDNPVINTRSLGSSPEMVSKAGIGYEKGARLGGAIPTIKHFPGHGDTNVDSHLGLPKIDKNLEELEKMELIPFKESIAQGAEVVMSAHILYPKLDPNLPATLSSKILTGILRERMGFKGVIITDAMEMNAISVHYKDSDPGVLAILAGADILLMTSWGKTTHDMRDQILKAYKKGTFLKGERDLLKEAAYRQILLKLKHGIIYEFASKKSNPKSLSPMEEKEITFFQEQMNERDKIFLEIFSPTLNTDVSRAAVVSFPEVFVPNSVKAEETIFAVKGKEFESVLTEKNLSNGNTGKIPALIKENKYKRVVLTSFSQLELDLAAGIAKRYPTLEVVTLHYGTPFLKLNTLPNLKILFSFSPTVESKKALLYTVVERTTPVPVVDLILKSANEKTAAK